The DNA sequence CCATAAGATTTTCATCAATATGAAGTCTTCCTGCTGTATCAAATATAGCATATGTCGCATTTTCTTCTTTTGCTTTTGCTAATCCTTTAGTACATATCTCCACTGCATCTTTACTACCTTCTATTGTAAATACAGGTGTATCTATACTTTCTCCTAAAACTTGCAACTGTTTCATAGCTGCAGGTCTATATACATCCGCTCCAATTAAATAAGGTTTTTCATTTTTCTTTTTTAAAAATTTGGCTAATTTTGCTGCAAAAGTTGTTTTTCCTGCACCTTGTAATCCAGCTAACATAATTACTGTTGGTGGTCTTAATGCTTTAGTTAATCTAGCATTTGTCCCACCTAACAATTCTATTAGTTCATCATTAACTATTTTTACAAATTGTTGCCCTGGATTTATACCTTTTAATACATCTTCTCCAACTGATTTTTCTTTTATTTTATTTATAAACTCTTTTACAACTTTATAATTTACATCAGCTTCTAATAATGAAAGTCTAACTTCTTTTAAAGCATCTTTTATATTCTTTTCGCTTAATTTACCGTTTCCTTTAATTTTTTTAAATATATCTTGAAAACGATTTCCTAAATTATTTAACATTTTTTCACCCCATTATACAGAAAATTCATTTATGATCTCTTCTAATTCGATTATATTATATTTATTATTAATTTTCTGTAATTCATTTTTTATTCGTTTTTCTTTATTCCGAAATTTTAATTTTTCTTCATATTCATACAATACTTTTATTCCACGTTTTATATTTTCATATACAGCCTGTCTGCTAATGCTATATTTATTTGCAATTTCACTTAATGAATAATCTTCTTCAAAATGTTCTATCATATATTTTTTTTGTTTTTCACTAAGTAAATTTTTATAATACTGCAATAATATAGATGTCTCAAAAAAATCTTCTAATTCCATTTCATCACCTTGTCAATTATATTATATTTACAAAGCTTTGTCAAGTGATTTTTATTTACACTTTTCACTATAATAAAAAAAACACAACTTATCAATATTCTAAGCAAATAAATTTCATTTGTATTAATATTTGTTAAGTTGTGATTATAATTTATTTTGAATTTGCTATAGCTTTTAATAATTTTTTGTCAAAAGTTGCTATTTCATATCCAGCTTCGAATGAATAAGCATACAATAAACAATCTACAAAATCAAGTTTTTTCTCAGAAAAAAGTTTCAAAGCTTTTTTTACTACTTCTTCTTTTTCTAATTCTACACTCCTATTGCTAAAAAAATCAACCAATCCTTGCATTATATTAACTCTGTTAACTTTATATAGTTTTTCCAAAACATAAATAACTTCCGCAATTACTTCATTAAAAATTAAAATATCATTGTTTTCTATTATATTTTCAGCTTCCCTTAAATGTTCTTCATGATCTTCCAATAAATATCTCAAAATAATATTTGCATCAACTATTTTCAAATTTAATCACCGCTGTTTCTTCCCAAACTTTCTTTTCTCTTTTTATCAATTCCACATTAGAGTACATTTTAAAAACACCTTTTCCTTTTAGTTGCTTAAAATTTTCATTTTCTTTAGGTTCAATTTTAATATCTTCTACATTTTTTAATTTTTCCAAAATAACGTTCCATTCTTTAACAGGAATAATAATATTATCTGAATACTTCTCTGTATGAATAATGAACATTTTAATCACTCCCTTATATGAATAATATGTTATAGCAATTTTAAAAAATTAAGTCCCAAAATATTAACTTAGGAACGGCTTAAAAATAACCTTCTGATTTTGTTATAAAATACGCAACGATTCAAGCGTCTTTACAACAAAATATATAAACTTATTTTTTAAACATTCCCTCTCTCTATAATCAATCGCATATCTCCTGTTTTTTAATTATATTTCTCTAATAAAAATATTTTGATCTCTATTTGGTCCAACTGATACCATTGAAATTTTTGCTCCTACAACTTCTTCTATTTTAGCTATATATTTTTTAGCATTTTCTGGTAATGCATCATAACTTTTTATTTTACTTATATCTTCTGCCCATCCATTTAATTCTTCATATACAGGCACGGCTTTTTCTATTTTTCCAAGTGATGCTGGAACTGTTTTGTATACTTTTCCATCTATTTCATAACCTGTTGCAATTTTTATTGTATCTAATCCACTTAATACATCTATTTTTGTCAACACTATATCTGTCAATCCATTTATAATTACAGAATATCTTCCTACAACACCATCAAACCATCCACATCTTCTTGGTCTACCTGTAGTTGCTCCATATTCTCCACCAGTTTTTCTTAATTTTTCTCCCATTTCATCATCTAATTCACTAGGAAAAGGCCCTGCTCCAACTCTTGTTGTATACGCTTTCATAACTCCTATTATTTTGTCTATTCTAGTAGGAGCAGCTCCAGTCCCAACAGGTGCTCCTGCTGATGTTGGCGATGATGACGTTACATATGGATAAGTTCCATAATTAATATCAAGCATTGTAGCTTGTGCCCCTTCAAATAACACCATTTTATTTTCATCCAAAGCATCATTTACAATTGGAATATTGTCAATTATTCTATCTTTTAATTGAGATGCATATCCTTTGTATTCTTCAAATATCTCTTCAAAATCAAGACTATTTACACCATATACTTTTTCAAAAAACATATTTTTTTCTTTTACATTTTCATATAATCTGTCTTTAAAATAATCTAATTCAAGTAAATCTCCAACTCTCATACCTATTCTAGAAATTTTATCTCCATATGCTGGACCAATTCCACGTTTAGTTGTTCCTATTTTATTTTTTCCTCTTAAATCTTCTTTGACCTCATCTATTGTAATATGATATGGCATAATAAGATGAGCTCTGTCACTAACATATAATTTTTCCGTATTAATTCCTTTTGATTCTAAAAGTTCAATCTCTTCTAATAATACTTTTGGATCTACTACAACTCCAGGCCCAATAATACAATCTCCATTTCCATTTAAAATACCAGATGGAATCAAATGCAAAATAAATTTCTCATCATTAATAACAACTGTATGCCCAGCGTTATTTCCTCCTTGATATCTTATTATTACATCTGCTTTTTCTGCTAACACATCAATAATCTTACCTTTACCTTCGTCTCCCCATTGCGTACCAACCACTACATAACCTGCCATTTTTTTACACCTCTTTCTCTATTTCTATATAATTAATCTTCATACCTTTTTTCAAAAACATATCTTCAAATTCTGTAGATACATTTTCTTTTGCCCTGTCGCTAGAATGTAAATCCTCTGTATTAAACACTATTTTATATCCTTTAATATCTTTCATTAATTCCAATACATCCATATAATATCCTTTATGATCTGTTTTAAAAAATATTTTTCCACCTTTTTTCATTATCACATCTAAATTATCAAAAAGCCCTTGTTGAATCATTCTATTTTTTCTTTGTTTCTCTTTTTCCCATGGATCTGGAAAATTAATATATAATCCACTTATTTCACTTTTTCCTAAAAATTCTAAAATTTCTTCTCCTCTTCTTCTCAAAAGAAGAACATTTTTCAAATTTCTTTTTTTACACTTTTGGGCTGCTAAAACTAATCTTTTGAATTTAATTTCAATACCTATAAAGTTTTTATCTTTTACTTTTTCTCCAGATCTAGCTATAAAATTTCCTGCTCCTGAACCAATTTCCAAATATATTGGATTATCATTTTTAAAATATTCTTTCCAGCTTCCTTTATATAAATTCATTTTTTCTTTTTCATACATAATATAATCTTTATA is a window from the Haliovirga abyssi genome containing:
- the ylxM gene encoding YlxM family DNA-binding protein, whose product is MELEDFFETSILLQYYKNLLSEKQKKYMIEHFEEDYSLSEIANKYSISRQAVYENIKRGIKVLYEYEEKLKFRNKEKRIKNELQKINNKYNIIELEEIINEFSV
- a CDS encoding PIN domain-containing protein, translated to MKIVDANIILRYLLEDHEEHLREAENIIENNDILIFNEVIAEVIYVLEKLYKVNRVNIMQGLVDFFSNRSVELEKEEVVKKALKLFSEKKLDFVDCLLYAYSFEAGYEIATFDKKLLKAIANSK
- a CDS encoding adenylosuccinate synthase translates to MAGYVVVGTQWGDEGKGKIIDVLAEKADVIIRYQGGNNAGHTVVINDEKFILHLIPSGILNGNGDCIIGPGVVVDPKVLLEEIELLESKGINTEKLYVSDRAHLIMPYHITIDEVKEDLRGKNKIGTTKRGIGPAYGDKISRIGMRVGDLLELDYFKDRLYENVKEKNMFFEKVYGVNSLDFEEIFEEYKGYASQLKDRIIDNIPIVNDALDENKMVLFEGAQATMLDINYGTYPYVTSSSPTSAGAPVGTGAAPTRIDKIIGVMKAYTTRVGAGPFPSELDDEMGEKLRKTGGEYGATTGRPRRCGWFDGVVGRYSVIINGLTDIVLTKIDVLSGLDTIKIATGYEIDGKVYKTVPASLGKIEKAVPVYEELNGWAEDISKIKSYDALPENAKKYIAKIEEVVGAKISMVSVGPNRDQNIFIREI
- the trmB gene encoding tRNA (guanosine(46)-N7)-methyltransferase TrmB, translated to MWQNFFEKEKKFLNPYIERMKNYKDYIMYEKEKMNLYKGSWKEYFKNDNPIYLEIGSGAGNFIARSGEKVKDKNFIGIEIKFKRLVLAAQKCKKRNLKNVLLLRRRGEEILEFLGKSEISGLYINFPDPWEKEKQRKNRMIQQGLFDNLDVIMKKGGKIFFKTDHKGYYMDVLELMKDIKGYKIVFNTEDLHSSDRAKENVSTEFEDMFLKKGMKINYIEIEKEV